Proteins from one Mauremys mutica isolate MM-2020 ecotype Southern chromosome 14, ASM2049712v1, whole genome shotgun sequence genomic window:
- the CNEP1R1 gene encoding nuclear envelope phosphatase-regulatory subunit 1, with translation MNSLEQAEDLKAFERRLTEYIACLQPATGRWRMILIVVSVCTATGAWNWLIDPETQKVSFFTSLWNHPFFTISCITLIGLFFAGIHKRVVAPSIIAARCRTVLAEYNMSCDDTGKLILKPRPHVQ, from the exons atGAATTCGCTGGAGCAGGCAGAAG aTCTCAAAGCTTTTGAAAGAAGACTTACTGAATATATTGCATGTTTGCAACCAGCTACAGGACGTTGGAGAA TGATTCTTATAGTGGTATCAGTGTGCACGGCAACTGGTGCTTGGAACTGGTTAATAGATCCTGAGACACAGAAG GTGTCCTTTTTCACATCACTGTGGAATCATCCATTCTTCACAATTAGCTGTATTACTCTAATAGGCTTGTTCTTTGCTGGCATACACAAAAGAGTGGTGGCACCATCAAT CATAGCAGCCCGATGTCGAACAGTCTTGGCAGAGTATAATATGTCCTGCGATGAT aCCGGAAAACTAATTTTGAAACCTAGGCCCCATGTTCAATAA